A stretch of Brassica napus cultivar Da-Ae chromosome C6, Da-Ae, whole genome shotgun sequence DNA encodes these proteins:
- the BNACNNG41560D gene encoding uncharacterized protein BNACNNG41560D, producing the protein MWFTGGGGGGGLRELCRASAAVLENKMSYNSLLVRYMSRERAVNVRKINPKVSIQKAHIISTSLYDVFKKHGPLSVPNTWLRAQEAGVSEINSKTHMKLLLKWMRGRKMLKLICNQVGSSKKFFHTILPEDRQQETPPPAAAAAAPTENKKQTFKGRSK; encoded by the exons ATGTGGTTCaccggcggaggaggaggaggaggactaAGGGAGCTTTGTAGAGCCTCCGCGGCTGTTTTAGAGAACAAGATGAGCTATAACTCTCTGTTGGTGCGATACATGTCGAGAGAACGAGCTGTAAACGTCCGAAAGATAAACCCAAAGGTTTCGATCCAAAAAGCTCACATCATCTCCACTTCTCTCTACGATGTCTTCAAGAAACATGGTCCTCTCTCCGTTCCCAACACTTGGCTCCGCGCTCAG GAAGCTGGGGTTAGTGAAATAAACAGCAAAACTCATATGAAGCTGTTGCTGAAATGGATGAGAGGGAGAAAGATGCTCAAGTTAATCTGTAATCAAGTTGGTTCCTCTAAGAAGTTTTTTCACACGATTTTACCTGAAGATCGTCAACAAGAGACACCACctcctgctgctgctgctgctgcgcCAACTGagaacaagaaacaaaccttcAAGGGAAGAAGCAAATAA
- the LOC106403773 gene encoding protein STRICTOSIDINE SYNTHASE-LIKE 12-like: MEGLFRSTGCAVSSNGSFVLVSQLAGHDIKRYWIKGPKAGSSEDFNILINSPESIRRIGSTEKFWVVSAMSYSYGVNQSAVVLDSNGRESRDLQGVSIWEENGDNLVSEVNESNGSLYIGTFTGNYVGIYKLCKP, translated from the coding sequence ATGGAAGGTCTATTTCGCTCAACTGGCTGTGCCGTGAGCTCGAACGGCTCGTTTGTGCTGGTGAGTCAGTTGGCAGGGCATGACATCAAGAGGTATTGGATCAAAGGACCTAAAGCTGGTTCTTCTGAAGACTTCAACATTCTAATAAATAGCCCTGAGAGTATCAGAAGAATCGGTTCTACTGAAAAGTTTTGGGTCGTTTCGGCCATGTCATACTCCTACGGCGTGAACCAATCAGCAGTAGTGCTCGACTCTAATGGGAGAGAGTCTAGAGACCTCCAGGGAGTGAGCATATGGGAAGAAAATGGGGATAATCTGGTTAGCGAAGTTAACGAATCCAACGGTAGTCTATATATTGGGACTTTCACTGGAAATTATGTTGGAATTTATAAGCTTTGTAAGCCTTGA